ACCCGTAGCACCACGACCTCGAAGCGGAAGGGGTCGCCGAAGAAGCGCGGTGGCGTCGGCCTGAAGCAGGTCGGCGTGCACAAGCGCCAGGTGAAGCCGAACCTTCAAAAGCGCACGATCTGGGTG
This Trueperaceae bacterium DNA region includes the following protein-coding sequences:
- a CDS encoding bL28 family ribosomal protein, encoding MTGKKTRSTTTSKRKGSPKKRGGVGLKQVGVHKRQVKPNLQKRTIWVDGKPQRVWLSAKALRTMDPSVFVNPHK